TATTCtgacatattattattattattattgttattcacATTTATAATTGTTCCTTCCCATTAATTCTTTAGTGATTATCTCAGATGGGGTCAGTGGATCAGTAGTTTGAACTCTCCACTAGGGGTCGTAACTAGTCGTCTAGTTTACGGTAACACCGCTGGATCTTTAGACACGGTTGCAGgatcatgaaaatgaaaacctcaAACTCTGATAGTCGTCACATCAATGGAGACAGAAATAGAAATGGACAAAGTTCCTGATGGATGGGAAGAGAGACCAAGCTTGAACTTTTTacagggtttgtttttgtgacaaaatgttggtGTTGAGCTTTTTAAAGGAAGATTTCCTGAGTTTTGCACATAATGTTTGAGTTATTAAAATATGAGGGGAAAAACTTTTCATCATCTTGTAAAGCTGATGTCCAGTTGAACCACAGCAGTTTGTGAAGTCTGGTTCAAACTTTGCTCCTGTTGTCTTTTCAGGTGAAGGACCTCAAACTCCATGAAGATCCAGTCTGtggaccggttctgatccagaccCGGGTGTTATGAGGAAATCTCTGACACATAGCGGTTCTACTGCTGAGCGTTTCTTTGTTATAATCAAATGTGGTGAAGGGAAGTGAGTGAAACACTAAACTAATCAGAGTTTATAGTTGGTCTTCAATGAAAGAAGCTTTTTGATTCTCACCTTGTCTGAGCTCAACACATTGTAGATGTGAAACATCCCATAATgcacagaggaaaacagagagcAGAATGAGGCTGCAGTGGTTCACAGTGAGCTTCAATGTTTCAGTCAGCTCTACAATCAGGAggaatttgatttcatttctaGTCTCAATGATCAGTAAAGGTTTAGCAGGGATTGGTGGCTGTTACTGAgccgtttttcttcttctgaagcTGAAATTTACAGAAACTCCAACATGACGTTTGTAGGTTGATGTCAGTTTTTAACATCTATAAAATTATTATCAAGTTGAGTTTTCAATTCAGAAAGTTAAAGCAGAGTTTTAACTCTTACAAATGTAAAACTGGAGCACTTCCCCCTCTTGTGGCTACAATATGTATTACATACAAGCTTTAACtggtcatttgttttaattcttctAAACTTAGACAGAATAAAAGCCATTTGAGgtcaaataaatgattttttttccattctacTTTCGgccttttgtagtttttcttcagtctttggatggattgttgttgttttttgtttggttttcatgttGGACATCTGATGTGCGGCGGCGACATAAAGATCAGCACTTTTGATTTCTAAtcactaaaatattaaagtgtgCAATGATGAttattaatcaaacatttttagtttttataataaCTACTTTGGATGAAGGTGATTAAAGTTGTAATTCATGTTTTAATcagcaaataaacattaaaaataaaagtctgtatTTGGTCTTTTATTCATGTTGAATATCCAGGTCGGCGTGggatatttatgtatttagatTACAAAAGGCATTTATTTGACAAGATAATCAAAGTCTTTATTACTAAAggttttgttgaaatttgatcattttgatggATTTAGATGAAACTGACTGTTTTAAGGTCAAAGTTGTGTAGTTGCATGAGAGCTGGAGCCGCATCAGGCCGGCAGGGCTGCATTGACCTTtgaactctttgaagaattaatgaGCTACaccaacatttcatttcccattaataaagtggttttgaattcaaattgaatttgaaaagcCTGCATGTAACAAGTATGAATAGTAATCTAAGCTttagtgaagtttcacaaatcacttaaaggtttcacaaatcccaaacatggattaaaatattctgttattagagcagaataatccagtccaggtttgaagagtccaggtgttgtagtttttaaccTAGAGCCGATTAAAGATGCGGAAGGTGGTGAAAAATTgggtggaatcgccctttagtCATTTCCCCAATCAGAACCAACTTCAGCTTGGTTCTGCAGACCGGGCTTCTCTGCTGGAGAGAGAAATATGGAGATTTAATTCATGACTCACTGGCAGGAACAGACGGCCAGACGAGGCTTTTCTGTCTCATGACCGTCGTTGAGTTTGTAATAATCGCCTCAGAGGCTGTTTTCTGTTCGGACCAGTTTTTCTGATCTCTGCTCTTCATGGTCAGCCGGCGGTTCTGTTGCGCTCAGTTTACAGGTCCACTGCGCTGCTGAAATCTGCCTGACTGGGCGGAAGTGAGGTCAGGAAGGAGTTTGATATGACGCAGTTTGAGACTCTGCAAACCAAGGATGCTGCTTGCTGCGCCCTTTTGGCCGACCAACGGAGGGGCCACTGGGAAGGCCCCAGTTAGCCCCGTATGCCAGTCCGTTCCTGGTAGAGACTGGATTCTAAACTGGGGCAGAAGAAACATTTGAGCTAATAACTGAGAAACTGAAGTAACATTATAAAACATACTGAGCTTATTTTAGTTCAGCATCAGTTTGAAATGTTACCAAACAACAAACTGTGAGTCACATCTGCTGTTCCTTGGAGCTCCACCTGTTAATTACCAggtgtaattattattattattgtcttcaTTCTTCAGCTCATCTTCCTCATATCTGTGGTGTAAATTTGAGGCAATGATGCCTTTTAGGATTCACTGGTTTTATAACCCATTACTGGACAATCCTCTGTAAATGTCCTCTGGTTTCATGAAGGAAAGGTGGAAAAACAGTTGAAGCCCAAAACAAATGTCATGTTGTGAGAAATCACTGAGTTATTAGCATCTGGTGTTTTAATACATGGCTGCAGCTGTGCTCAGTTTTCTGGTTCAGTGACATTCCTTTGCAGGTCTTTCTGTCTTACCATCAGTACAAATAACTGAACAGAATGTACCCGGGGCAAATACCTGTCCCAGGTGTTTGGCCAATCATCACCGTCCCCTCCTCGTCTCCAGGTTTATTTAATCCGGTGACGCCAGCAGAGAccaacagaagcagcagcatcCGCCGGACAGAGACGCCAAATCGGCCCAGCAGCTCTGGTCACCAGAGAGCCACcttcatcatcaccttcatcatcctCCTGTAGAGGGTAAGACCCGCTGGACTCTCTTCTGCTCATCCATGGAGACATTTCTCACAGAAAACCAAATTCTCTGAGGGGGAAAGAGGAAACATTCACAGCAACAGAGCCACGTAGAAAAACAACCGAAGATTATTACCATCTATTTGCAAAATCACCACCACAACAAGCTTTTAACCATAAATTCTCCAGATGGAGGAAACTTTcacaaaaactttgttaaagtttcataaacttTATGTTGACAGAAATTGATTTGGAGAAATTTTACTTCCCCAAATTGTAGCTATgttacaaaattttttttttttcaatttggtccaaaatttccacataaattTGCATTTTGGTGCATCTGATGAtgaattgttaaaatatgattcatgttttgatcagttactttttaccaaatgctTTTCTGCTCTTAATTGAGTCGTTTCCTGGACggaaactttttacttttacttgagtaaaaatatgttgaactaTTGCTTCTgtaacttgagtaaaatttgtgGTGTAAAGTTACCCTGAGAGCTTTACAGAATCAGAAACTTTGACTTTGATTCTCtgagcttctatgcaccacaaatctggaacaaaccaccagaaaactgcagaacagctgaaacactgagttcctttaaatccaaactaaaAACTCAGCTGGTTAGAGCTGATTTGGAAACATAATCatgaaacattgatcaataatctgatgtgcaaaatgtaaagctgttgactttatatttttatgtttttatgatgtaacgctctttgaaatgccttgttgctgaaaggtgctctacaaataacatttgatttgtaTGACTGATTGTTGCCATGGCAGGAAACTTTCCAGGGTGCGTTTCTTAGGAAGGTCAAACTAAACCACAGAAGAACACACACAGCCTCCAGCTGTTTGTGTTGGCATCAGGCTGAGCACTGAATGCCAGCTGCTTCCTGTTGGACGTCGTTCCAACCAGAGTTTCTCTGCTTCGTCTGTTTGGTGTCAGGCTCTTTGTTACACAAGCAGTTTTGTGAGGTGACATGATTCAGCTCACTACCAGCGCTGCTGTTTGGATCAACCAGACTCACTACAGATCAAAACCAGGACCGGATCATTTTGAAGCCTCAGAATCTGGCAACAGATCAGAAAGAGTTGGAAGTTGCCAGATATTGCCATTAATCCACTTTAAGTTTTggtttaacattaaaaatgtaacatttctgggagaaatctgaaacaaataTCATCATTTAGGTCCTGCTGCTGATTCCTCTGCCTTGTTGTCAGTAACTTTACAGCCTGTGTTTGTACAGAGGACATTTGTGGCCCCTGCAGGTGTCCCTGTGGCCCCAGGTGGCCTCAAAGGAATTCATtcatgactgaaataaaacgaGACGTTCAAACTTCAACAATAAACTTAGCAGAAAGTAAaaacttatttatgtttcatgtgatgttctgttttccagctctctgattggtcgCCTCCAACATGCTCcgcctcctgctcctcttcctctctgctgccaTGTTGCTGCCAGGTGAGTTCCTGCAGTTAGAAGCAGTTTCTGCTGAGTCAGTGAAGATGGAGGAACGGAGCTCCTGCTGCCATCTTGGTCTCCAAACAGACCAACTGATGCTGGTTTATTCATCTACAGATTGTCATGTTGCTGCCAGACTCTGGTTCTCATCtcatgtgtctctgtgtttcaggaGCTGCTGGACAGCTTTCATTATTTACTATGAACACAAAGGTGGACATCAGCTCATGCCCCATCACGTACTTTGGACAGAAATACGAACAACTTTATGTGAGTAAAATGACTGGATGAACCTCTACTAATTATTGCTTAGTCAGacacatgatgatgatgatgatgatgatgatgatgatgatgatgataatgatgatgatgacagtGATGAtaatgatggtgatgatgatgatgatgatgataatgatgatgatgacagtGATGAtaatgatggtgatgatgatgatgatgatgatggtgacagtgatgatgatgatgatgatggtgacagtgatgatgatgatgttgatgatggtgatggtgacagtgatgatgatgatgatgatgatgatgatgatgatgatgatgatgatgatgatggtgatggtgacagtgatgatgatgatgttgatgatgatgatgatgatgatgatggtgatggtgacagtgatgatgatgatgttgatggtgatgatgatgatgatgatgatgatgatgatgatgatgatgatgatgacagtgatgatgatgatgttgatgatgatgatgatgatgatgatggtgacagtgatgatgatgatgttgatgatgatgatgatgatgatgatgatgacagtgatgatgatgatgttgatgatgatgatgatgatgatgacagtgatgatgatgatgatgatgatgacagtgatgatgatgatgttgatgatgatgatgatgatggtgacagtgatgatggtgatgttgatgatgatgatgatgatgatgatgatgatgatgatctctgcagcttcagAGCTCTGAGTCtgcctgcttttattttgaagcaaacaCAGGAAGTAGGAGTCCAGAGGATTTCTGCTCATTTAATCAGAAACTGATCTGTAGAGTTTTATTCCTCAGGACTTCCAGACTCTTTTCTCTTCCTGATGAATCTTTGTGGGTCGGTTTTTCTTTGacttgttgtgtttctgttttttcagctGAACTTCACCAGTGAGAACTTTGTTCTCTGTTTCACCGGCTTTTATGAGCCTCAGGGCAGAGGAGACTGCTTGGTGATGCCTAAAACAGGGAACGCATACTTTTTTCTTGAAACTGTGCCTAACTATGCTCAACTGCAAGACATTGTCCAGAATCTGCCAAGCATTAAGAACACTGGGGAGTGCTACATGACCTTTATGATCTCTGCAGTAAgttctgttcagtgatttaaatctgttttctggttttagaaaagacttaaacacaaaacattgaTGGAAGAATATGAATGAACTGATAGAACTGTATGAGCTGTTTACATTTAGttcttatattttattcattgtttatATCGCCTATAGTATGTAATTATGTTTCATGCAAAGACTTTTTGTGAAAACCTTTTGACTGGATCAAACCTGCTgactgtttttttgtattttttttagtacaCTTTTCTTCTAGTAAACTTTGGATCACAAACTGCTTTTATGAATTCAGACCAACCATTGGTAAGTCTTTGAATCTTTTACGAAATACAGGAAAAGCTTTGagttaataattaaatattgtcaGATCTAAACATCTACCTGAAGATTTTCCtgattattttcagtgtttatcAAGACATCATTTAGACTCCACGTCCACTGGAGTGGACATGATGTTTTTCTGGggttaaactaataaaaatattagggAATTGGTTATTTACATGATGCTTGTTATAGATTGCTTTGTTattaagcaaaaacaataaagtttagACCCTTAAGTTGATACTAGTGAGTTTCAGTCATCCAGACGAGCATGTGACTGAAAACAGACGGGGAGGAGGAAGCTTCtgttttacttcaaaaatattctttatgtTCATAGCagcacagaaatgttttctctgtatatttttaagtatttccaGTAATAGTATTTGAAagtattttgaacatttttcctctcattaaatcgtaggattttttttaaaagttgaatgtCCATCCCAATGGACATCAGGACTTTGTGTTGGCTGTACAGCGCCTAATTATTCAGTGTTACTGTGCAAAGAAAGAAGCATGTGTGAACATTTCATAGCCAGTTTGTGATTTcataatgattttctgttattttctcaaTGATGGAGTAAAAACTGTCAAACCTTCTTGAACTGATGGTACATCAAGAGATTTCTGATCCAGTGATTGGATGAGGAAAATAAGCCACAGGAATTAGATGGTAAATTGAGAAGTAAAGCATTCCCAGTTTTTCAGTGTCTCATCCAGAGAAGTTCAGCTACACAGTGAATCAGTGGGTGTTGTTGTCCTGCTAGATCAAATTATCAGTctgtaaacacaaaaatctgagaaaaaagtcagagcCGACTGGATGCAAGAGGCCataatacacagaaaaacacatttctgctgtaagaaatgtaaaatcCAAACTGAAACTGCTTCAAGGtgttcataaaatataaagGTTACATGGAAATAGCCAGCAGTTTGATAACTGTGTAATCTATTGTTATATGTTTACATCACTACAAATAATAGCATGTCAATACATCTGAAAGTTCAATGGCCATCGCTAAAGTCAAAgctatattttatattatttattctcTATTCAGACATGCacactgataaacaaaacagcaaaatccaGTTTAAAAGGTTGAGACCATGAGTTATTGCATGAAGCTCTGTGGGGAAAGTATAGAAGTTTTCATGACGTTCTACGTTCATTTAGTCAAGATGTCCATTACAATGGACACCAtgaaaaacatagaaacatgagaaaaaaacatatagaaACATGAGACaggaaaaatgtctgttttgctCTTCAGAGTAAAAATCAGCTgagtaaaacaaagttttggctcaaagaaagaaatgagtttttattctgtgttgaGTCTCTGTGGTTCTGACTCTGTTGTTCTGCAGTTCCCAGATTTTCTGGTGGATGGAAACAAAGTTTTCACTCCAAGTGTTGCAAACCAGCAAGCCTATGCAGATCTGAGCGGCTGCAGGTCATCAGGTCAGTGAACCTTTGAATCCAAACCTGAACTTTGAGATTCagtgaaacagtttttcctcAGATAAACTGAGTTTCTGAGTTTTCTGTCTCTTCCTTCGTTTCTCAGGCGTTCTGTTCAGACCTGGAGACGTTGTCAGCTCTGATCCAATAACCTGCACGACTCTCACCTGTTCTCAGTCTGCAGTCCTCCAGAAAACCAGCTGTGGGACCACGGAGCGTTGTCAAGGCAACGGCGTGTAAATATGgtcatttttacttatttacacgctcaaagtcctgctactaaaaacagcactttgaagggtgctttataaataaaattgattgattgattttgtatttgaaaagtgggaaagagaaaaatgtgttttcaaattTGACTCATGAAGTTAAATTTCACTGGAGCTGTGGTCTTTTTCACAGCAAGCATTAACTTTCaaggagcagcaggaagtgttaaatgagcttttattgtgaaggagcagcaggaagtgataaatgagcttttattgtgaaggagcagcaggaagtgagCAGTGGTGGAGAACAGATCAGAGATCAGTGAGGCTGAAATGAATCTTTCTGCACAGCAGTTGGTCTAAATCTGAGTCCTTCACATCAGTCAGACCTCAGTAACATACTGACTACTGATCCAGAGAGCTGGAGGAGTagagcgccccctggtggctgtGGCCCCCAGCAACAGGTCTTGATGTTTGTTTCTgcctccaccagctgctcctctgcctcctcgtTGGGCTCCGTCTGCACGGTGACGGGTCCGGCTGTGGTGGACTTCCAGAGCCAGCAGAACTCTGTGAAGGACCGGTGCTGGTACTCTCTGCTGAGGATCCCACCAGACTTCCAGGTTCTGGCCCACTTCCAGGAGCGGCGCCGTAAAGACGTGAGCTTCCTGGACAGCGTGACGCTGCGACTGAACGGGTCCACATCGGCCGTTGACATCCAGCTGAAACAAGGAGGCAGAGTTCTGGTGAGCCGCTGCAGACGCTTCACGGCTTCCAGCAGGGCCGTAATCTGGATCCTGGGGTTCTGGGGGCCCGGCCCAGGAACCTCTGGATTTATGAAACAAATGCAACTTTTTCTGCTGCTAAAGAGCAAACTGATACTTATAAGAGACTGACATgaagttaaaacaaaatcattttaaatgttcacaaCAGGAAAAACACTAGCAATGAATTTGATGATTAAATTTCCTAATTTAAacgttttgattaaaaaaatcttagacTTTATAGTTTTTGTGGTTTCTTATCTCCTGAACCCAAAAGAACTGAAacagttttgaacttttttttctatcagctTTGATCCTAAAGAcaacttataaaaaatattttctgagttttagctgaaaacaaaagtcagattcagttttagttgaactttttcagttggttcataatttatttcagtcattctgtgtgtgtgtgtttaaagcTTTCCTCATGCTACAGAACCTTTTCAGAGCTGCTGAGTCACAGGTCCGCTGTAGTCTGAAGTTTGTAGGTGAAGCAGCGTCTCTCTGCTGcttcaccagcagggggcgccaccTTCCGAAGCCCCTCCAGACTCGCCTGCAGCTCCTTTTCTCAGACAGGCCTCCAGGTTTCTGTGGCTCAGCCTCTGAGTTCTGACAGTCCGCTGTGTCTCTGTGGGTCGCAGCTGAACGGCTCGCCGCTGACCCTCAGCGGCTCGGTTCAGACGGGTCACGGTGTGAAGCTCTCCAAGGACCAAACTGGAGTCACTGTCCAGGCGTCCCTGTCCGACTTCTCTGCTTCTGTCTTCTTTGACGGCTCCACGGCTCAGATCCACCTGAAAGGTACAGAGCATCAGATGAGTTTGGTTCCTGAGGATCGCTGCTGTCCTGCAGTCTGATGCTGATTGTCTCTCGCTGCGTCCTGAACCCGTCCAGGTTCTGATGGACTGCCTCTGCAGGGTCTGTGTGGAAACGCCAGCAGGTCTCTGAGTGAAGAGCGGCTCTCTGAGGACGGCTCCACCAGGTCAGACCTCCTTACCGACCGACCGCTGCTGGACAGACGGACTGCAGGTAAACTCAGGAATCGGTGCTGACCTTGTTGTGTGTCGCCCCCTAGCTGTGAGGCGCAGTACACCGACGCTACTGACACAACCACCAGCTGCACCAAGATGGCTGAACGGTGAGCACATTGATCCAGAACCTTTAGTCTGAGTTTCTCTCTGATCTCTGGGGGAAACTTCATGTTTCATGGTGTTTGATGCCTCGTGACGTCAGCTCTGATGGGAGATGAATCCGTTTATTGATCATTGATTGTCTCCATGTGGAGCAGCTGTACCCTCCTGAAGGAGGCGTCCTTCTCCTCCTGCGGCGTGGACCCGAAGCCCTACATGGCCGCCTGCACAGACACTTTGTGCCGCTATTCAGATCTGGACGGCCTGAGCTGTCGGTTCCTGGAGGCCTACGCCAGAGCCTGCAGCCTGCAGAGCAGCGCCGCACCGGAGGACTGGAGGTCCAAGGCTCAGTGCTGTAAGACCTGCTGCCCTCCGTCTGCTCCAtgaatctgctgctgctgctgcttttcacaGTAATGCACCTGCTCTGCAGCGCCCCCTGGGGCCGTCTGTCAGGACAGGACCTGCAGCGATCACGAGTTCTGTGGAGAGAAGACAGCTGGAGGAGAAACTCGCTGCTTCTGTCGGGCCATTTTTGCCTCCAAGTACAGACAGACGAACTCTTTGGGTAGGACAGCTGTGACCTGAGAACAGGCCTGAATGTTTGGAGGAAACCCTCTGACTGCCTCTCCTCACCAACGCTGTAACCTCCAGGTGATCCGCCGGTCTGCAGGCAGAGCTCtacttctctctctctggtcGGGTGTCTCCTGGAGGACAAAGGCATCGACTACTCTGTCTTACAGCTCAAAGATCCGACCTGCAGAGGTCAGATGGACCAGCAGACCCACATGGTGACCTTCAGCTTCAACAGCACCGACCTCTGTGGGACTGAGGTCACGGTGGGTTCACGCTCTGCTTCGGGACCTTGATGTGGAGGTAACTTTCACAGGTCAGCTTTTGGTACGGagttaatgtttctgtttgcagacCAACAACAGCCAAACCATCTACAAGAACACCATCATGACACAGAACCTCTCCTCTGGAGGAATCACTCGCCAAGACCAGGTCTACATCGGGTTTTCCTGCGTTGAGACCCAGCCGGACATACAGACGGTGGCTTTCAGGATCAAAGACAGGTGGGTGTTGATCCCATCAGGTAAACTTGTGGTTTTAGTTTCAGAATCAGGTGAAAAAGATTCAGTAAAACATTACAGAATAGTTTGGTCAGTTTCTGTAGGAATAGATTGATATAACAGAGTCCAATCCTTTCTCTTTATGATTCAGGTCAATGTGATTTTACAGATTTGGCCAAAAGCTTAAACACTCTATGAAATACTAGATGTAGCTACGCTGTCCTATCATAGATATATGTTGCATAGAAAACATAACTTTGAAACATAGCTTTTAGACTCCTGTAACTTGGGTCGTTCCTTCATCAACGTGTCTGTAGCGTAAAGTTGAGCTGAATGCAGTTTGGTTCCCCTACGAGATGAACCCGTCGTCATAGCAACATCGTGACGGCCCACAGCATCTGTTGACGAGGGCAGTGATTGGATGTGGCCTGTGAACAAGCAGGAAGCAGAGGGGAAATAACGGGAGCCAAAACAGGTGCAGAAAACCAAGACATAACAAAACCTActagaaagaaaagaagctcCGGTTAAGCTGACGTAAAAACTGAAACACCAAGGAGACGACCACAGCTAGCATCTCCATATGACAGTACAAACCTGCTGGATGCAGAAAGCAAAGTAAAATCTTTGAGCAGTCAGAAGTAGAAGCAGACTCCTGCCAGCTGTGTGTGtcctctgcagctctgtggTTCAGTTCATCTCATCCGGACCTTGGAATTACTCTCTGACCATGAAGGCCTACACCGACGCCAACCGAACTCAAGCTGTGGCCTCAAACACCGAAGTTCGTCTGAACCAGAAGATCTGGGTGGAGCTGGACGCCGACGGCCTGGATGAAAGCCTGGTTGCCGTGGTGATGGACTCCTGCTGGGCGACGGACCAGGAATCGGCCAGCGCTAGCCGTAAACATTACCTGATCGAGAACGGGTGAGACCGCTGCCCATATTCAGCCTCTGTGACCTTTCTAACCTCTCTGATCCGACCACCAACGTTTGATTTGACGCTTGTGAGCAGTTGTCCAAACCCTGAGGACCAGACGGTGAGCGTGGAGGCAAACGGAAAGGGAACCTCCAACTACTTCTCCTTCAACATGTTCCAGTTCACTGGGAGCTCTGCTCAGGTCTACCTGCACTGCAAACTGCAGCTCTGCATCAAACAGGAGAACACCTGCGTCAAGGTGCAGCTTCTCTGAATCTCACTCACCTCAGGATGTTTGACGCTAACACACTATGAGAGACAAAGTTCAGCTTTGACAGTCATTGAAATGCAGACTTGTCTGTCCTTCACTTCTAGACGTGTGGTGGAACTCGGAGTTTCAGATCTGTCCGGTCCCAGTCTGGAGCTGCTGCCTTCATCAGCATGGCTTGGACTGCCTAGGTAAGACTGTCTGTTATTCtgacatattattattattattgttattcacATTTATAATTGTTCCTTCCCATTAATCCTATAGTGATTATCTCAGATGGGGTCAGTGGATCAGTAGTTTGAACTCTCCACTAGGGGTCGTAACTAGTCGTCTAGTTTACGGTAACACCGCTGGATCTTTAGACACGGTTGCAGgatcatgaaaatgaaaacctcaAACTCTGATAGTCGTCACATCAATGGAGACAGAAATAGAAATGGACAAAGTTCCTGATGGATGGGAAGAGAGACCAAGCTTGAACTTTTTacagggtttgtttttgtgacaaaatgttggtGTTGAGCTTTTTAAAGGAAGATTTCCTGAGTTTTGCACATAATGTTTGAGTTATTAAAATATGAGGGGAAAAACTTTTCATCATCTTGTAAAGCTGATGTCCAGTTGAACCACAGCAGTTTGTGAAGTCTGGTTCAAACTTTGCTCCTGTTGTCTTTTCAGGTGAAGGACCTCAAACTCCATGAAGATCCAGTCTGtggaccggttctgatccagaccCGGGTGTTATGAGGAAATCTCTGACACATAGCGGTTCTACTGCTGAGCGTTTCTTTGTTATAATCAAATGTGGTGAAGGGAAGTGAGTGAAACACTAAACTAATCAGAGTTTATAGTTGGTCTTCAATGAAAGAAGCTTTTTGATTCTCACCTTGTCTGAGCTCAACACATTGTAGATGTGAAACATCCCATAATgcacagaggaaaacagagagcAGAATGAGGCTGCAGTGGTTCACAGTGAGCTTCAATGTTTCAGTCAGCTCTACAATCAGGAggaatttgatttcatttctaGTCTCAATGATCAGTAAAGGTTTAGCAGGGATTGGTGGCTGTTACTGAgccgtttttcttcttctgaagcTGAAATTTACAGAAACTCCAACATGACGTTTGTAGGTTGATGTCAGTTTTTAACATCTATAAAATTATTATCAAGTTGAGTTTTCAATTCAGAAAGTTAAAGCAGAGTTTTAACTCTTACAAATGTAAAACTGGAGCACTTCCCCCTCTTGTGGCTACAATATGTATTACATACAAGCTTTAACtggtcatttgttttaattcttctAAACTTAGACAGAATAAAAGCCATTTGAGgtcaaataaatgattttttttcccattctgCTTTCGGCCTTTTGTCGTTTTTCTTCAGTCTTTGGAtggattgttgttgttttttgtttggttttcatgttGGACATCTGATGTGCGGCGGCGACATAAAGATCAGCACTTTTGATTTCTAAtcactaaaatattaaagtgtgCAATGATGAttattaatcaaacatttttagtttttataataaCTACTTTGGATGAT
The window above is part of the Xiphophorus couchianus chromosome 14, X_couchianus-1.0, whole genome shotgun sequence genome. Proteins encoded here:
- the LOC114157906 gene encoding uromodulin-like, which gives rise to MRQEKCLFCSSDLCGSDSVVLQFPDFLVDGNKVFTPSVANQQAYADLSGCRSSGVLFRPGDVVSSDPITCTTLTCSQSAVLQKTSCGTTERCQGNGVCSSASSLGSVCTVTGPAVVDFQSQQNSVKDRCWYSLLRIPPDFQVLAHFQERRRKDVSFLDSVTLRLNGSTSAVDIQLKQGGRVLLNGSPLTLSGSVQTGHGVKLSKDQTGVTVQASLSDFSASVFFDGSTAQIHLKGSDGLPLQGLCGNASRSLSEERLSEDGSTSCEAQYTDATDTTTSCTKMAERCTLLKEASFSSCGVDPKPYMAACTDTLCRYSDLDGLSCRFLEAYARACSLQSSAAPEDWRSKAQCSPPGAVCQDRTCSDHEFCGEKTAGGETRCFCRAIFASKYRQTNSLGDPPVCRQSSTSLSLVGCLLEDKGIDYSVLQLKDPTCRGQMDQQTHMVTFSFNSTDLCGTEVTTNNSQTIYKNTIMTQNLSSGGITRQDQVYIGFSCVETQPDIQTVAFRIKDSSVVQFISSGPWNYSLTMKAYTDANRTQAVASNTEVRLNQKIWVELDADGLDESLVAVVMDSCWATDQESASASRKHYLIENGCPNPEDQTVSVEANGKGTSNYFSFNMFQFTGSSAQVYLHCKLQLCIKQENTCVKTCGGTRSFRSVRSQSGAAAFISMAWTA